A stretch of the Opisthocomus hoazin isolate bOpiHoa1 chromosome 2, bOpiHoa1.hap1, whole genome shotgun sequence genome encodes the following:
- the LOC104333601 gene encoding cullin-9 isoform X6, which produces MTQVLWQSTGRTYWMCWHMLEIIGFGDQWEEPAAQEKEYSPIESFKLDTVAQPFFWKLFGGLYSLPYLGEQPAEAAEALSRAEWWELLFFVKKLEAEEQKEIACLIQQDQGEQLSEVDEEALIQLSVPAELARKVLWVLEERCQGSTRRDLHGSHVYAKYFLERGTEQGGGGSTGVSPEGASCRSAGPEGPTAKEDLSAAPAAAAKSDSELFSELLASEGLFFPEVTEEQAKVLGSSEGLSERGSLARIGAVVDVIQSSSSEVGLRLAGLKHIVKILEEEPEAEHQVGKAWGGLEARTVGEKLVKVTVELLSAEVAEKAVVVVTLRLVAVLMAKHDWRVPFATEGGVRAVLACLQQHAASALVQQAGLAALKVLVGAVADEPGGAGEKPLPLSHADAQMMREIFASIGSASSEGSASLLSAIPAAMSTMQSVPGGSSGVQNGLLVVNTLMESHRGLAEQLASCGLAAVLQSCWWDGQSSGCPHATLALRAINCLAEQRLPLGPQTAGREAPLDPRDVRALLGGLGDGVLSKDVVVALERQLCGEGPVPSGEVAQLLRDRGCFRLLLRSFELLEAEKGTSLSILRILSKFLDGDEEDALPWHECVEPCLSSLSAQSSDREVVQEVVGFLHRLATASKDCAVAMCRLGAREALSKALDKHSMAQPLGPALLDLLTGCEECAGLYKKLTSSILAGCIQLVLGQIEEHRRSQQPISIPFFDVFLRNLCRGSSVKMKEDKCWEKVQVSSNPHRASKLTDRNPKTYWESNGSSGSHFITVHMQRGVVVREMSMLVASEDSSYMPSRVVVLGGESPAAVGTELNAVTVLPSDSRVILLENMTRFWPIIQIRVKRCQQGGIDTRVRGIEVLGPKPTFWPIFKEQLCQRTFLSCTARARAWCQEICQDRGRLLQLFGRLNRALQHEQGFADRFLPDDEAARALGRTCWEALVTPLVQSITSPDPRGVSPLAWLLGEYLESVEPPRCGVGCGAVFGSRVRRLTQLLVHVDPGGPEAAEARADGGKEGKQKEVPARAARAVAEKRSSLQGIAQCWRGVVQQQVQRFLEAAGQAPDLVERYCGLYQRLRGATEELFGQQAAFLLALGQGFAGALLQLSFLAALHVSERFARYLDGQIQELHGAGGSAGPPRRLQQMLEPFVVLSGLELAHSFEHFYRQYLGARLLVRGPSWLEGAVVEQIGLCFPRRFPQEMLSDMAESEELQRQFGLFQLQERDRRLLEPGSGPGEAPVPAPVANVPAVEVLALSPRCWPVSPCCYMDEPGRFFPAALSSPLDEFAEFCRRGQGRLGWECTKPRRLQWTWLGRAELRFGDCVLHVSTLQMYVLLCFNSAQEVAVEALLRATGLPAELVHHALTPLIHGDGVLVRSCALGAPGVLRLNQAALARASGRHLRLLPRQSYLRAERAEVSALERKRNVLCCLITRILKVEKQLHIDNLVFRVIDACQKGELGPGLQFLRFCCHSVDVLSCILRLLNQGYLRRQEERPHVLEYVFAESTTPLGGQAQMVFQSRLPEASPDEDSVDCPYWLNPGVGRSEDFLMAMLQVPMGHTLSPEEAKLLMNQTVQQVQDTLSIPDDVARHLLMHCRWNVDFLIQCYVENHETLLISSGLQVQDAQPPPSPGTHCPVCVNQLCPTEKPPTLCCMHYCCKLCWREYLTTRIEQNMVVNCTCPISECRAQPTTAFIRSIVSSEEIIAKYEKALLRGYVECCSNLTWCTNPQGCDQILLKDGLGYGVACSKCSWISCFNCNFPEAHYPASCSHMSQWVDDDGYYEGMTSEAQSKHLAKLISKHCPSCQAQIEKNEGCLHMTCAKCNHGFCWRCLKPWRPTHKDYYNCSAMVSKAAWQEKRFQDYNERCTFHHRAREFAVSLRNRVSSIREMPKIRTLTFVLDACKVLEQARKVLAYSCVYSYYNQDTESMDIVEQQTESLELHTNALQILLEETLLQYQDLASSLQLLKAEHFSAGLELVHQIKERLFAILWHSMQQDFHVGLQTLADPGQRKVKLSNVPTSAPACIGPKRTILCDSPNTDEGGKEVEDEEYEPQWQEDYDDDDDLDEDNFLFDDDSDNLDCDSYFDEDDAYD; this is translated from the exons ATGACGCAG GTTTTGTGGCAGTCAACAGGACGAACCTACTGGATGTGTTGGCACATGTTGGAGATTATTGGCTTTGGAGACCAGTGGGAAGAACCTGctgctcaggagaaagaataTAGTCCAATAGAGAGCTTTAAGCTAGACACAG TGGCGCAGCCGTTTTTCTGGAAGCTCTTTGGGGGTCTGTACTCCCTGCCTTACCTGGGGGAGCAGCCGGCCGAGGCTGCAGAGGCCCTGAGCCGTGCCGAGTGGTGGGAGCTGCTGTTCTTTGTGAAGAagctggaggcagaggagcagaaagAGATCGCCTGTCTCATCCAGCAGGACCAGGGAGAGCAG CTGTCGGAGGTGGATGAAGAAGCCCTGATCCAGCTGTCGGTACCTGCGGAGCTGGCCCGGAAGGTGCTGTGGGTCTTGGAGGAGCGGTGCCAGGGCAGCACTCGGCGTGACCTGCACGGCTCCCACGTCTACGCAAAATACTTCCTCGAGAGGGGGACCGAGCAGGGTGGCGGAGGGAGCACTGGGGTGTCCCCGGAGGGTGCCAGCTGCAGGAGTGCTGGCCCTGAAGGCCCGACGGCGAAGGAAGACCTTTCGGCAGCCCCCGCTGCAGCGGCGAAGTCGGATTCCGAGCTGTTCAGCGAGCTCCTTGCGAGCGAAGGGCTGTTCTTCCCAGAGGTGACAGAGGAGCAGGCCAAAG TGCTGGGCAGCTCCGAGGGGCTGAGCGAGAGGGGCTCGCTGGCCAGGATTGGAGCCGTGGTGGACGTGATccagagcagcagctcagaggtggggCTGCGCTTAGCCGGGCTGAAGCACATCGTGAAGATCCTGGAGGAGGAGCCTGAGGCCGAGCATCAAGTCGGGAAAGCCTGGGGCGGGCTGGAGGCGAGGACAGTTGG GGAGAAGCTGGTGAAGGTGACAGTGGAGCTGCTGAGCGCTGAGGTGGCCGAGAAGGCCGTGGTGGTGGTGACGCTGCGGCTGGTGGCCGTGCTGATGGCGAAGCACGACTGGCGCGTGCCATTTGCCACGGAGGGCGGCGTGCGGGCGGTGCtggcctgcctgcagcagcacgCTGCCTCCGCCCTGGTGCAGCAGGCTGGCCTGGCG GCCCTGAAGgtgctggtgggagctgtggccgaCGAGCCCGGAGGTGCCGGTGAGAAGCCCTTGCCCCTGAGCCATGCCGACGCGCAGATGATGCGGGAGATCTTTGCCAGCATTGGCTCTGCCTCCAGCGAGGGCTCGGCAAGCCTGCTGAGTGCCATCCCCGCTGCCATGAGCACCATGCAGAGCGTCCCAGG GGGCTCGTCGGGCGTGCAGAACGGCTTGCTGGTGGTGAACACGCTGATGGAGAGCCACCGGGGCCTGGCGGAGCAGCTGGCGAGCTGCGGTCTCGCCgcggtgctgcagagctgctggtgggacgggcAGAGCAGCGGCTGCCCTCACGCGACGCTGGCCCTCCGCGCCATCAACTGCCTCGCGGAGCAGCGGCTGCCCCTGGGCCCGCAGACGGCAG GCAGAGAGGCCCCGCTGGACCCGAGGGACGTGCGGGCGCTGCTGGGCGGCCTCGGGGACGGCGTCTTGTCCAAGGACGTGGTGGTGGCCCTGGAGCGGCAGCTCTGCGGCGAAGGCCCTGTCCCCTCTGGCGAGGTGGCCCAGCTGCTGCGGGACCGCGGGtgcttcaggctgctgctgcgcAGCTTTGAGCTGCTGGAGGCGGAGAAGGGCACGAGCCTGAGCATCCTCAG GATCCTGAGCAAGTTCCTGGACGGTGACGAGGAGGACGCGCTGCCCTGGCACGAGTGCGTGGAGCCCTGCCTGTCCTCCCTGAGCGCCCAGAGCAGCGACCGGGAG GTGGTGCAGGAGGTCGTTGGCTTCCTGCACCGCCTGGCCACCGCCAGCAAGGACTGCGCGGTGGCCATGTGCCGCCTGGGCGCCCGCGAGGCTCTGTCCAAAGCCCTGGACAAGCACAGCATGGCCCAGCCACTGGGGCCAGCCCTGCTCGACCTGCTGACGGGCTGCGAGGAGTGCGCCGGCCTCTACAAGAAGCTGACGAGCAGCATCTTGGCTGGCTGCATCCAG CTGGTGCTGGGGCAGATAGAGGAGCACCGCCGGAGCCAGCAGCCCATCAGCATCCCATTCTTCGACGTCTTTCTGCGCAACCTGTGCCGAG GCTCCAGCGTGAAGATGAAGGAGGACAAGTGCTGGGAGAAGGTGCAGGTGTCCTCCAACCCGCACCGGGCCAGCAAGCTCACGGACAGGAACCCCAAGACGTACTGGGAGTCAAACGGCAGCAGCGGCTCCCACTTCATCACTGTGCACATGCAGCGTGGAGTGGTGGTCAG GGAGATGAGCATGCTGGTGGCCAGCGAGGACTCCAGCTACATGCCGTCCCGCGTCGTGGTGCTGGGGGGCGAGAGCCCCGCCGCCGTTGGAACGGAGCTCAACGCC gTGACCGTCCTGCCCTCGGACAGCAGAGTGATCCTGCTGGAGAACATGACCCGCTTCTGGCCCATCATCCAGATCCGGGTGAAGCGGTGCCAGCAG GGCGGCATTGACACACGCGTGCGTGGCATCGAGGTGCTGGGTCCCAAGCCCACGTTCTGGCCCATCTTCAAGGAGCAGCTGTGCCAGCGGACGTTCCTCTCCTGCACTGCTCGGGCCCGTGCCTGGTGCCAGGAGATCTGCCAGGACCGGGGGCGACTGCTGCAGCTCTTTGGCAG GCTGAACCGGGCGCTGCAGCACGAGCAGGGCTTCGCCGACCGCTTCCTTCCTGACGATGAGGCGGCCCGAGCCTTGGGCAGGACGTGCTGGGAGGCCCTGGTGACCCCCTTGGTGCAGAGCATCACCAGCCCAG ACCCCCGCGGTGTCAGCCCCCTGGCCTGGCTGCTGGGTGAGTACCTGGAGAGCGTGGAGCCACCGCGCTGTGGCGTGGGCTGCGGTGCCGTCTTTGGTTCCCGCGTGCGGCGCCTGACCCAGCTCCTGGTGCACGTGGACCCCGGCGgcccggaggcagcggaggcGAGAGCTGATG GCGGGAAGGAGGGGAAGCAGAAGGAGGTGCCGGCCAGGGCTGCGAGGGCGGTGGCGGAGAAGCGGAGCAGCCTGCAGGGCATCGCGCAGTGCTGGCGTGGCGTGGTGCAGCAGCAG GTGCAGCGGTTCCTGGAGGCGGCAGGGCAGGCGCCGGACCTGGTGGAGCGGTACTGCGGGCTGTACCAGCGCCTGCGCGGTGCCACGGAGGAGCTCTTTGGGCAGCAGGCCGCCTTCCTGCTGGCGCTGGGCCAGGGCTTCGCAGGGGCTTTGCTGCAGCTCTCCTTCCTCGCCGCCCTGCAC GTGAGCGAGCGGTTTGCCCGCTACCTGGACGGGCAGATCCAGGAGCTCCACGGGGCTGGAGGCAGCGCAGGGCCGCCGCGGCGGCTGCAGCAGATGCTGGAGCCCTTCGTCGTCCTCAGCGGCCTGGAGCTCGCCCACAGCTTCGAGCACTTCTACCG GCAGTACCTGGGGGCCCGGCTCCTGGTGCGAGGGCCGTCGTGGCTGGAAGGAGCCGTCGTGGAGCAGATCGGGCTGTGCTTCCCCCGCCGCTTCCCGCAGGAGATGCTGAGCGACATGGCCGAGTCAGAGGAGCTCCAGCGGCAGTTTGGCCTCTTCCAGCTGCAGGAGCGGGACAGGCGGCTGCTGGAGCCGGGCTCGGGCCCGGGCGAG GCGCCGGTGCCGGCCCCGGTGGCCAATGTGCCGGCGGTGGAGGTGCTGGCGCTGTCCCCGCGCTGCTGGCCCGTGTCCCCGTGCTGCTACATGGATGAGCCCGGGAGGTTTTTCCCGGCGGCGCTGAGCTCCCCCCTGGACGAATTCGCCGAGTTCTGCCGGCGGG GCCAGGGCCGGCTGGGCTGGGAGTGCACGAAGCCGCGGCGGCTGCAGTGGACGTGGCTGGGCCGTGCCGAGCTGCGGTTCGGAGACTGCGTCCTGCACGTCTCCACACTGCAGATGTACGTCCTGCTGTGCTTCAACAGTGCCCAG GAGGTGGCTGTGGAGGCCCTGCTGCGGGCCACGGGGCTCCCCGCGGAGCTGGTGCACCACGCGCTGACACCGCTGATCCATGGCGATGGCGTCCTGGTGCGGAGCTGCGCGCTGGGAG CTCCAGGTGTGCTGCGGCTGAACCAGGCAGCCCTGGCCCGTGCGTCCGGCCGCCACCTGAGGCTGCTGCCCCGGCAGAGCTACCTGCGGGCAGAGAGGGCTGAGGTCAGCGCCCTGGAAAGGAAGAGGAACGTCCTCTGCTGCCTCATCACCCGCATCCTCAAGGTGGAGAAGCAGCTCCACATCGACAACCTGGTGTTCAGG GTGATTGATGCCTGTCAGAAGGGCGAgttggggccagggctgcagttcctgaggttctgctgccacagcgtggacgtgctgtcctgcaTCCTGCGCCTGCTGAACCAGGGCTATCTCCGGCGCCAGGAGGAGAGGCCTCACGTCTTGGAGTACGTCTTTGCTGAATCCACAACACCTCTTGGGGGCCAGGCACAGATGGTTTTCCAGAGCAGGCTACCAGAGGCATCTCCAGACGAGGACAGCGTAGACTGCCCATATTG GTTGAATCCTGGCGTAGGCAGGTCGGAGGACTTTCTCATGGCAATGCTGCAGGTGCCAATGGGGCACACACTTAGTCCAGAGGAGGCGAAGCTGCTCATGAACCAGACAGTTCAGCAGGTCCAGGATACTCTGAGCATCCCGGATGATGTTGCTCGGCACCTCCTCATGCACTGCAGGTGGAATGTGGATTTCCTGATCCAGTGCTATGTGGAGAACCATGAGACCCTGCTCATCTCCTCGGGGCTGCAAGTGCAGGATGCCCAGCCCCCCCCAAGCCCAGGAACACACTGCCCAGTCTGTGTGAACCAGCTGTGTCCCACTGAGAAGCCACCAACTCTCTGCTGCATGCACTACTGCTGCAAG CTCTGTTGGCGTGAGTATCTCACAACTCGCATTGAGCAGAACATGGTTGTCAACTGCACCTGTCCCATATCTGAGTGCCGTGCACAGCCAACTACAGCCTTCATTCGTTCCATCGTTTCCTCTGAGGAGATTATAGCTAAG TATGAAAAAGCCCTCCTCAGAGGCTATGTTGAGTGTTGCTCCAACCTGACATGGTGCACCAACCCTCAGGGCTGCGATCAGATCCTCCTTAAGGATGGACTTGGTTATGGGGTAGCCTGTTCCAAGTGCTCCTGGATATCCTGCTTCAACTGCAACTTTCCAGAG GCCCACTatcctgccagctgcagccacaTGTCTCAGTGGGTGGATGACGATGGGTACTATGAGGGGATGACAAGTGAAGCCCAGAGCAAACATCTGGCTAAGCTCATTTCGAAGCACTGCCCAAGCTGCCAGGCTCAGATAGAGAAGAATGAGGGGTGCCTGCA TATGACGTGTGCAAAGTGTAACCATGGCTTCTGCTGGCGTTGCCTCAAGCCCTGGAGGCCGACTCATAAGGATTATTACAACTGCTCCGCTATG GTGAGTAAAGCAGCTTGGCAGGAGAAGCGTTTTCAGGATTACAATGAGAGATGCACCTTTCATCATCGTGCAAGG GAATTTGCCGTGAGTCTGAGGAACAGGGTTTCTTCCATCAGAGAGATGCCAAAAATTAGGACTTTGACCTTTGTTCTTGATGCCTGCAAAGTGCTAGAACAGGCACGGAAG GTGCTGGCCTACTCCTGTGTGTACAGCTACTATAACCAGGACACTGAGAGCATGGATATTGTGGAACAGCAGACTGAGAGCTTAGAGCTGCACACTAATGCTCTGCAGATCCTTCTGG AAGAAACCCTGCTGCAGTACCAGGACCTGGCCTCTTCTCTTCAGCTCCTGAAAGCAGAGCATTTCAGTGCTGGTTTGGAGTTGGTACACCAGATCAAGGAGCGTCTCTTTGCAATTCTCTGGCACTCCATGCAG CAGGACTTCCACGTTGGGCTCCAGACTTTGGCAGATCCTGGTCAGAGAAAGGTGAAACTCTCAAATGTGCCTACCTCAGCCCCTGCCTGTATAGG GCCAAAACGTACCATCTTGTGTGACTCCCCCAACACAGACGAAGGTGGCAAAGAGGTTGAAGATGAGGAGTATGAACCGCAGTGGCAGGAAGACTATGATGACGATGACGACCTTGATGAAGACAACTTTCTGTTCGATGATGACTCGGATAACCTTGACTGTGACTCCTACTTTGATGAGGATGATGCCTATGACTAG